The Pedobacter roseus genome contains a region encoding:
- a CDS encoding cold-shock protein, which translates to MAKSQATYSKKENEKKRLKKKNDKQEKKEERQANAKKGLSLEDMMAYVDENGNISSTPPDPKKKKVINTEDIQIGISRQEDIIDENPVKKGTVTFFNDSKGYGFIKNTETQDSIFVHANGLITQIKEGDKVTFEVEMGQKGPTAVKVSKV; encoded by the coding sequence ATGGCTAAATCTCAGGCAACATACAGTAAAAAAGAGAACGAAAAAAAACGATTAAAAAAGAAAAACGACAAACAAGAGAAAAAAGAAGAGCGCCAGGCAAATGCTAAAAAAGGCTTATCTCTTGAAGACATGATGGCTTACGTTGATGAAAACGGAAACATCTCCTCTACTCCACCAGATCCGAAGAAAAAGAAAGTGATTAACACTGAAGATATTCAGATCGGTATTTCAAGACAAGAAGACATCATCGACGAAAATCCTGTTAAAAAAGGAACAGTTACTTTCTTTAACGACAGCAAAGGTTACGGTTTTATTAAAAACACCGAAACCCAGGATAGTATTTTCGTTCACGCAAACGGTCTAATCACCCAGATTAAAGAAGGTGATAAAGTTACGTTCGAAGTAGAAATGGGTCAA